CTGCCGGTTGCGGGATGACGTCCGCGACGACAACGTCCGGCCGTCTCCCTCGACCTTCATGACCACACGACGCGACTTCCTCCGAACCGCCAGCAGCGCCGCGGCAGTCCTCGCCGGCGCTCCCGCGATCCACCTTCGCTCGCGCGCCGACGCCGACATCATCGTGCGCGGTGGAACCGTGTTCGATGGAACCGGATCGGCCGGGCGACAAGCGGACGTCGTGATCGCGGCCGGAAAGATCACCGGGGTCACGCGTCGCTCGTCCGACCGCGGATCGGTCGAGATCGACGCGCGCGGCCGCGCCGTCGCGCCGGGATTCATCGACATCCATTCGCACGGTGACGGCTCCCTGTGGGAGGATCCGCGCTCGGAGTCGCTCGTCCGCCAGGGAATCACGACGATCGTCGTCGGGCAAGATGGTTCGTCGCGGGCACCTCGCGTCGCGCGCGGCGGCCAAGGCGACGACTCGCGGAATCAGTTCGATTCCTTCCGAGAACTGTGGAGCGCGTTGGCGCGCGTGCAACCTTCGGTGAACGTCGCGTCGATGGTCGGGCTGGGGACGATTCGCGACGTCGTCGTGGGCGGCGACAATCGTCCGGCGACCGCGGCCGAGCTGGCGCGAATGGAGCAGCTCGTCCGCTCGGCGATGGCGGACGGCGCATGCGGCGTGTCGACGGGGCTCGAGTACACGCCGGGCGCGTTCGCGCCGCGTGAAGAGCTGATCGCGCTCTGCAAACCGCTCGCGGGAACAGGGCTCCCGTACGCGACGCACATGCGCAACGAAGATGACCACGTGCTCGAGGCGATCGACGAGGCGATCGCCGTCGCACGCGGCGCGAACTGTGCGCTCCAGATCTCGCACCTCAAGACACAGGGCCCGCGCAACTGGGGAAAGCTCGACGACGCGTTCGCGCGTGTGGCGGCCGCGCGCGCGGCGGGATGCGACGCCGCGTTCGACCGCTATCCGTACATCGCCTATCAGACGGGGCTCACCAATCTCTTTCCCGTCTGGAGCCGAGACGGAAGCAACGACGCGTTCCTGGCTCGCCTCGGCGACTCCGCGACAGCGGATCGGATTCGAGCAGAGACGCTCGCCAAGGTCGAGCTGATCGGCGGGTGGGGGAACGTGATGATCGCCAACGTCTCGAACCTCGCCGATCGCGCGGTCGAAGGGCAGCGGCTCGACGCATACGCGGCGGCAC
This genomic stretch from Gemmatimonadaceae bacterium harbors:
- a CDS encoding amidohydrolase family protein, with translation MTTRRDFLRTASSAAAVLAGAPAIHLRSRADADIIVRGGTVFDGTGSAGRQADVVIAAGKITGVTRRSSDRGSVEIDARGRAVAPGFIDIHSHGDGSLWEDPRSESLVRQGITTIVVGQDGSSRAPRVARGGQGDDSRNQFDSFRELWSALARVQPSVNVASMVGLGTIRDVVVGGDNRPATAAELARMEQLVRSAMADGACGVSTGLEYTPGAFAPREELIALCKPLAGTGLPYATHMRNEDDHVLEAIDEAIAVARGANCALQISHLKTQGPRNWGKLDDAFARVAAARAAGCDAAFDRYPYIAYQTGLTNLFPVWSRDGSNDAFLARLGDSATADRIRAETLAKVELIGGWGNVMIANVSNLADRAVEGQRLDAYAAA